One segment of Vibrio mimicus DNA contains the following:
- the orn gene encoding oligoribonuclease, producing MSFSDQNLIWIDLEMTGLDPETHKIIEMATIVTDSELNILAEGPVIAIHQPESELAKMDEWCTTTHTASGLVARVRQSKVSEEEAIDQTLAFLKQWVPEGKSPICGNSIGQDRRFLYKHMPRLEAYFHYRYIDVSTIKELTRRWQPEVLKEFSKTGSHLALDDIRESIAELQFYRKAVFKI from the coding sequence ATGTCTTTTAGCGACCAGAATCTGATTTGGATTGATTTAGAGATGACAGGGCTCGATCCTGAAACGCACAAAATCATTGAGATGGCGACCATTGTTACCGACAGTGAGTTAAACATTTTAGCCGAAGGCCCAGTGATTGCGATTCATCAACCAGAATCAGAACTCGCGAAAATGGATGAATGGTGTACCACAACGCACACCGCGAGTGGCTTGGTGGCGCGAGTGCGTCAAAGCAAAGTAAGTGAAGAAGAAGCCATAGATCAAACGCTCGCGTTTTTAAAGCAGTGGGTGCCGGAAGGCAAATCACCGATTTGTGGCAACAGTATTGGTCAAGACCGACGTTTCCTTTACAAGCATATGCCACGTTTGGAAGCGTACTTCCATTATCGTTATATCGATGTCAGTACCATCAAAGAGTTGACCCGCCGCTGGCAGCCTGAAGTGCTAAAAGAGTTCAGTAAAACAGGTAGCCACCTCGCTTTGGATGATATTCGAGAATCGATCGCCGAGCTTCAGTTCTATCGTAAGGCGGTATTCAAGATTTAA
- a CDS encoding TetR/AcrR family transcriptional regulator, whose protein sequence is MKTKDRIVHAALELFNQQGERNITTNHIAAHIEISPGNLYYHFRNKQEIVRDIFALYSAELIERFTPLQGQYESLSLLKHYLDSIFTLMWKYRFFYANLPEILQRDEALHEDYIQEQEKLQTNLVNIMRGFVEMQLLQLGDGEMKQLVRTLHLIASSWLGYQSAMSHKTQVTEEVIHQGMLQMISVVKPCATKAGREQLQLLEEGVRAMHA, encoded by the coding sequence ATGAAAACCAAGGATCGCATAGTGCATGCGGCATTAGAGCTGTTTAATCAGCAAGGTGAACGTAATATCACGACTAACCACATCGCTGCTCACATTGAGATCAGCCCGGGGAATTTGTATTACCACTTTCGCAATAAGCAAGAGATAGTGCGTGACATTTTTGCGCTCTACTCAGCGGAGTTGATTGAGCGTTTTACGCCACTGCAAGGGCAGTATGAAAGTCTCTCTTTACTTAAGCACTATTTGGATTCGATTTTTACTTTGATGTGGAAATATCGCTTCTTTTACGCCAACCTGCCGGAAATTTTGCAGCGAGATGAAGCGCTGCACGAAGATTACATTCAGGAACAAGAGAAGTTGCAAACCAATCTGGTCAACATTATGCGTGGCTTTGTGGAGATGCAGTTGCTGCAGCTCGGAGATGGTGAGATGAAGCAGCTCGTACGCACCTTACATCTGATTGCTTCCAGTTGGCTTGGCTATCAATCAGCGATGTCGCATAAGACTCAAGTGACCGAGGAGGTGATTCATCAAGGCATGTTGCAAATGATCTCAGTCGTCAAACCTTGTGCGACTAAAGCAGGCCGTGAACAACTTCAACTGCTTGAAGAAGGTGTTCGAGCCATGCATGCCTGA
- a CDS encoding SLC13 family permease: MPTLERGLLVKLLICFLLPMGVLMMPIDAIPIQDLTLVQHRLLAIFLLAALLWVLEPVPVFATSILIIALELIMISDKGLHGFRVPDPQHPLGELLKYTDIFSAFSSPIIILFMGGFALAIAASKYELDNNLARVLLKPFGHQPKYIMLGLMLITSVFSMFMSNTATTVMMLALLGPIVASAPKGDLGIKALVLCIPIAANTGGIATPIGTPPNAIALQYLTGENSIDFLSWMMMGLPFVLVQLTIAWFLLQKLFPSSQATMTLKLKGEFQRGWRAMLVYITFALTIVLWMTTTWHGMNTYVVAIIPLAVFTLTGIMGKEELKQINWDVLWLVAGGIAIGIGLEQTGLAQALAHAIDYQSLSPMLIVIALSLVCWLMANFMSNTATANLIMPIAAAIGTSMSSLEQVGGLQALLIVVAFSASLGMILPVSTPPNSLAYSTGLIESKDMAKTGLVIGVIGLGIVYLMVFLLG; this comes from the coding sequence ATGCCAACACTGGAACGAGGTCTGCTCGTCAAACTCCTGATCTGTTTTTTACTGCCGATGGGCGTATTGATGATGCCGATTGATGCAATCCCCATTCAAGATCTCACCTTAGTACAACACCGTTTATTAGCCATCTTCCTTCTTGCAGCACTGCTGTGGGTGTTGGAACCTGTTCCTGTTTTCGCCACTTCGATCCTAATCATCGCTCTAGAACTGATCATGATCTCCGATAAAGGCTTGCATGGCTTTCGAGTGCCCGATCCTCAGCACCCGCTCGGCGAGCTCCTTAAATACACCGATATTTTCAGTGCCTTTTCCTCTCCGATTATCATTTTGTTCATGGGTGGTTTTGCCTTAGCCATCGCAGCATCTAAATACGAATTGGATAACAACCTAGCACGAGTACTACTCAAACCTTTTGGCCACCAACCTAAGTACATCATGCTGGGGTTAATGCTGATCACATCGGTTTTCTCAATGTTTATGTCCAACACAGCGACAACCGTGATGATGTTGGCGCTGCTTGGCCCTATTGTTGCCTCTGCACCCAAAGGGGATTTAGGCATCAAAGCTCTGGTGCTGTGTATTCCGATTGCGGCCAACACAGGGGGCATAGCAACACCCATCGGCACGCCACCTAACGCTATCGCACTGCAGTATCTAACGGGCGAAAACAGCATCGACTTTCTGTCATGGATGATGATGGGCTTACCGTTCGTATTGGTACAACTGACGATTGCATGGTTCTTACTTCAGAAGCTTTTCCCTTCCTCACAAGCCACAATGACCTTGAAACTCAAAGGCGAATTTCAACGCGGCTGGCGTGCCATGTTGGTCTACATCACCTTTGCTTTAACCATAGTGCTGTGGATGACCACCACATGGCACGGTATGAATACTTATGTAGTGGCGATTATTCCGCTTGCCGTGTTCACCCTCACTGGCATCATGGGCAAAGAAGAACTGAAACAGATCAACTGGGATGTGCTTTGGTTAGTTGCCGGCGGGATCGCGATTGGCATCGGCCTTGAACAGACGGGACTCGCGCAAGCTTTAGCGCATGCCATCGACTATCAGTCTCTCTCACCTATGCTGATTGTGATTGCTCTTTCGTTGGTGTGCTGGCTAATGGCCAACTTTATGTCTAACACCGCCACTGCCAACTTGATCATGCCGATTGCCGCTGCGATTGGTACTTCGATGAGTAGCCTTGAGCAGGTCGGCGGCCTACAGGCGCTATTAATTGTGGTGGCTTTTTCAGCGTCACTGGGAATGATTTTGCCCGTTTCGACACCGCCAAACTCACTCGCTTACTCAACGGGGCTTATCGAAAGCAAAGATATGGCCAAAACTGGTTTGGTCATCGGGGTGATTGGGCTTGGCATCGTTTATCTGATGGTGTTCCTACTCGGATAA
- a CDS encoding DMT family transporter codes for MGYEWLALAAACLWAIASLLSITPAKHLGSFAYSRWRMGCTSVILTTIALFTGGWLTVHSSAIPAMMLSGLIGIFIGDTALFACLNRMGPRQSGLLFSCHAVFSAVLGYFLFSESMTKQELFGSTLVFSGVLMAIFFGRRGQAGPSLDSINGSVWVGIGLGLTAALCQALGGIIAKPVMQTEIDPVAASAMRMITAFAAHSLLRLTGARIARPTQSITLNIFLVTALNGFIAMAVGMTLILYALREGNVGMVALLSSTTPIMLLPLLWLYTKQCPNRYAWLGAIVAVAGTSLLVS; via the coding sequence ATGGGTTACGAATGGCTGGCACTTGCCGCAGCCTGTCTTTGGGCTATCGCCAGTTTACTTTCTATCACGCCCGCGAAACACCTCGGCTCTTTTGCTTACAGCCGCTGGCGTATGGGGTGTACCTCTGTCATCTTAACCACCATTGCCCTATTCACTGGAGGTTGGTTAACCGTACACAGCAGTGCGATTCCAGCCATGATGTTGTCTGGTTTGATTGGGATTTTTATCGGTGACACCGCGCTTTTTGCTTGTCTGAATCGCATGGGGCCAAGACAGTCCGGCTTACTCTTCTCCTGTCATGCGGTGTTTTCTGCCGTGCTTGGTTATTTCCTATTTAGTGAAAGCATGACCAAGCAAGAACTATTTGGTTCAACCCTAGTGTTTAGCGGCGTGTTGATGGCAATTTTCTTTGGTCGCCGCGGGCAAGCAGGGCCAAGTTTGGATAGCATCAATGGCAGCGTTTGGGTTGGGATTGGGCTAGGATTAACCGCCGCATTATGCCAAGCCCTCGGGGGTATTATTGCCAAACCGGTGATGCAAACGGAGATCGATCCCGTTGCTGCCTCTGCGATGCGGATGATCACCGCCTTTGCGGCTCACTCTTTACTGCGCTTAACGGGCGCGCGTATTGCTCGCCCAACCCAAAGCATTACGCTAAACATCTTTCTGGTCACCGCGCTCAATGGCTTTATTGCCATGGCCGTCGGGATGACGCTGATCCTCTACGCTCTGCGCGAAGGAAATGTCGGTATGGTCGCCCTACTTTCTTCCACCACGCCGATTATGCTGCTGCCACTACTTTGGCTGTACACCAAACAGTGCCCAAACCGCTATGCTTGGCTAGGGGCTATCGTTGCCGTAGCAGGTACCAGCTTATTGGTGTCTTAA
- the gpmM gene encoding 2,3-bisphosphoglycerate-independent phosphoglycerate mutase: MSAKKPMALVILDGWGYREDNANNAINNARTPVMDSLMANNPHALISASGMDVGLPDGQMGNSEVGHTNIGAGRIVYQDLTRITKAIMDGEFQQNEVLVAAIDKAVAAGKAVHLMGLMSPGGVHSHEDHIYAAVEMAAARGAEKIYLHCFLDGRDTPPRSAEASLKRFQDLFAKLGKGRIASIVGRYYAMDRDNNWDRVEKAYDLLTLAQGEFTCDSAVEALQAAYAREENDEFVKATEIRAAGQESAAMQDGDALLFMNYRADRARQITRTFVPDFAGFSRKAFPALNFVMLTQYAADIPLKCAFGPASLENTYGEWLSKAGKTQLRISETEKYAHVTFFFNGGVENEFPGEERQLVASPKVATYDLQPEMSSKELTDKLVAAIKSGKYDAIICNYPNGDMVGHTGVYDAAVKACEAVDECIGRVVEAIKEVDGQLLITADHGNAEMMIDPETGGVHTAHTSLPVPLIYVGNKAISLKEGGKLSDLAPTMLALSDLDIPADMSGQVLYS; this comes from the coding sequence ATGTCAGCTAAGAAGCCAATGGCTCTGGTGATCCTAGATGGTTGGGGTTACCGCGAAGACAACGCAAATAACGCGATCAACAATGCGCGTACACCTGTGATGGATAGCCTAATGGCCAACAACCCTCACGCTCTGATTTCTGCTTCTGGTATGGACGTAGGTCTACCTGATGGTCAAATGGGTAACTCAGAAGTGGGTCACACCAACATCGGTGCTGGCCGCATTGTTTACCAAGACCTGACTCGCATTACCAAAGCGATCATGGATGGTGAATTCCAACAAAACGAAGTTCTGGTGGCTGCGATTGATAAAGCAGTTGCTGCGGGCAAAGCCGTTCACCTAATGGGTCTGATGTCTCCAGGTGGCGTACACTCACACGAAGACCACATCTACGCAGCAGTAGAAATGGCAGCCGCTCGTGGCGCAGAAAAAATCTACCTGCACTGCTTCCTTGACGGTCGTGACACACCACCACGTAGCGCAGAAGCATCACTGAAACGCTTCCAAGATCTGTTTGCCAAACTGGGCAAAGGTCGTATCGCTTCTATCGTGGGTCGTTACTACGCAATGGATCGTGACAACAACTGGGATCGCGTTGAAAAAGCCTATGACCTACTGACTCTGGCACAAGGCGAGTTTACTTGTGACTCAGCAGTTGAAGCACTGCAAGCGGCTTACGCTCGCGAAGAAAACGATGAGTTCGTGAAAGCGACTGAAATCCGCGCAGCGGGTCAAGAGTCTGCCGCGATGCAAGATGGCGATGCACTGCTGTTCATGAACTACCGTGCTGACCGCGCGCGTCAAATCACCCGTACTTTCGTACCTGATTTCGCAGGCTTTAGCCGTAAAGCATTCCCTGCGCTTAATTTTGTGATGCTGACTCAATACGCAGCAGACATCCCACTGAAGTGTGCGTTTGGTCCAGCGTCACTGGAAAACACTTACGGTGAGTGGCTATCAAAAGCGGGCAAAACTCAGCTACGCATCTCTGAAACTGAGAAATACGCGCACGTAACTTTCTTCTTCAACGGCGGCGTTGAAAATGAATTCCCTGGCGAAGAGCGTCAGCTGGTTGCTTCACCAAAAGTAGCGACCTACGACCTACAACCAGAAATGAGCTCCAAAGAGCTGACTGACAAGCTGGTTGCAGCGATCAAATCAGGTAAATACGATGCGATCATCTGTAACTATCCAAACGGCGACATGGTTGGTCACACTGGCGTTTACGATGCTGCAGTGAAAGCGTGTGAAGCAGTTGATGAATGTATCGGCCGTGTGGTTGAAGCCATCAAAGAAGTGGATGGTCAACTGCTGATTACTGCTGACCACGGTAACGCGGAAATGATGATCGACCCTGAAACGGGTGGTGTACACACTGCGCACACTAGCCTGCCAGTACCGCTCATTTATGTCGGAAACAAAGCGATCAGCCTAAAAGAAGGCGGAAAGCTATCGGATCTGGCTCCAACCATGTTGGCGCTGTCGGATCTGGATATTCCAGCAGACATGTCAGGCCAAGTGCTGTACAGCTAA
- the asd gene encoding archaetidylserine decarboxylase (Phosphatidylserine decarboxylase is synthesized as a single chain precursor. Generation of the pyruvoyl active site from a Ser is coupled to cleavage of a Gly-Ser bond between the larger (beta) and smaller (alpha chains). It is an integral membrane protein.), translating to MDKIKVGLQYWIPQHALTRLVGKLASARAGSLTTAIIRWFIKQYNVNMDEALHSDPSHFKTFNEFFVRELKAGVRPVAEGEKVITHPADACVSQFGAIEDGKLIQAKGHTYSAQELLGGDAKLAEEFRDGDFATLYLSPRDYHRVHMPCDGTLRQMIYVPGDLFSVNPLTAENVPNLFARNERVVCIFDTEFGPMAQVLVGATIVGSIELVWAGTVTPPRGNTVYRWDYPANGNQAVVLKKGEEMGRFKLGSTVINLFAKQAIRFDDSMALGAPTRMGEPYAHQA from the coding sequence ATGGATAAGATTAAAGTTGGACTGCAATATTGGATTCCACAACATGCCCTGACCCGCTTAGTTGGCAAGTTGGCGTCTGCGCGCGCAGGCAGCCTAACCACCGCCATCATCCGCTGGTTCATCAAGCAATATAACGTCAACATGGACGAGGCTCTGCACTCTGATCCCTCTCATTTCAAGACGTTTAATGAATTTTTTGTGCGCGAGCTAAAAGCTGGTGTACGCCCTGTCGCTGAGGGCGAAAAGGTGATCACTCATCCTGCCGATGCATGCGTGAGCCAGTTTGGTGCGATTGAAGACGGTAAACTGATTCAAGCGAAAGGCCACACATACTCAGCCCAAGAGCTGCTCGGTGGTGATGCCAAGCTCGCGGAAGAATTCCGCGATGGCGATTTCGCCACTCTGTATCTCTCGCCACGGGATTACCACCGCGTACATATGCCTTGTGATGGCACGTTGCGCCAAATGATCTACGTACCGGGCGACCTGTTCTCGGTGAACCCTCTGACAGCGGAAAATGTACCGAACTTGTTTGCCCGCAACGAGCGTGTGGTGTGTATTTTCGATACAGAATTTGGCCCAATGGCACAAGTGCTGGTTGGTGCCACCATTGTCGGCAGTATTGAACTGGTTTGGGCGGGCACCGTGACTCCGCCGCGTGGCAACACCGTTTATCGTTGGGACTACCCAGCCAACGGTAACCAAGCCGTGGTTCTCAAAAAAGGCGAAGAGATGGGTCGCTTTAAACTGGGCTCCACCGTGATCAACCTGTTTGCCAAACAAGCCATCCGCTTTGATGACAGCATGGCACTGGGCGCGCCAACCCGCATGGGCGAGCCCTACGCACACCAAGCTTAA
- the hemE gene encoding uroporphyrinogen decarboxylase, which produces MTELKNDRYLRALLKQPVDYTPVWMMRQAGRYLPEYRATRAQAGDFMALCKNAELASEVTLQPLRRFPLDAAILFSDILTIPDAMGLGLRFAAGEGPVFDRPITCKADVDKIGIPDPEGELQYVMNAVRQIRKDLQGEVPLIGFSGSPWTLATYMVEGGSSKAFTKIKKMMYSEPAVLHALLDKLADSVITYLNAQIKAGAQAVMVFDTWGGVLTPRDYQLFSLQYMHKIVDGLIRENEGRRVPVTLFTKNGGMWLEQIAATGCDAVGLDWTINIADAKARVGDKVALQGNMDPSILYAPAPRIREEVASILAGFGQGETGHVFNLGHGIHLDVPPENAGVFVEAVHELSKPYHQK; this is translated from the coding sequence ATGACTGAATTAAAAAATGATCGCTACCTGCGTGCTTTGCTCAAGCAGCCAGTCGATTACACCCCTGTGTGGATGATGCGCCAAGCGGGTCGTTATCTCCCTGAATACCGTGCCACTCGCGCTCAAGCGGGTGATTTTATGGCGCTGTGTAAGAACGCAGAATTGGCTTCTGAAGTAACGCTACAGCCGCTGCGCCGTTTTCCTCTCGATGCGGCGATCCTGTTCTCTGATATTTTGACTATCCCTGATGCCATGGGGTTGGGGCTACGTTTTGCCGCAGGCGAAGGTCCTGTTTTTGATCGCCCGATCACCTGCAAAGCGGATGTCGATAAGATTGGCATTCCAGATCCAGAAGGTGAATTGCAGTATGTCATGAACGCTGTACGTCAAATTCGCAAGGATCTGCAAGGTGAAGTGCCGCTGATTGGTTTCTCTGGAAGTCCTTGGACATTAGCGACTTATATGGTCGAAGGTGGTAGTTCAAAAGCCTTCACCAAAATCAAAAAGATGATGTACAGCGAGCCTGCGGTGCTACATGCACTGTTGGATAAATTGGCTGATAGCGTGATTACTTACCTCAACGCCCAAATCAAAGCGGGTGCTCAGGCGGTAATGGTGTTTGATACATGGGGTGGCGTGCTAACTCCACGTGACTACCAGCTCTTCTCCTTGCAGTACATGCACAAGATTGTGGATGGCTTAATTCGTGAAAACGAAGGCCGTCGCGTACCTGTGACGCTGTTTACCAAAAATGGTGGCATGTGGCTTGAGCAAATCGCAGCAACGGGCTGTGATGCAGTCGGTTTGGACTGGACGATCAATATCGCTGATGCCAAAGCTCGAGTTGGGGATAAGGTTGCACTACAAGGCAACATGGATCCTTCCATTCTGTACGCACCAGCACCTCGGATTCGTGAAGAAGTGGCCAGCATTTTGGCGGGTTTCGGCCAAGGTGAGACAGGGCATGTATTTAACTTAGGGCATGGTATCCATCTTGATGTTCCGCCTGAAAATGCCGGTGTATTTGTTGAAGCGGTGCATGAGCTTTCTAAGCCTTACCACCAGAAATAG
- a CDS encoding DHH family phosphoesterase has protein sequence MDYDVFNGDADGILSLVQWRLAHPKSTQLVTGVKRDIALLDRLELTAGDQLVVLDISMAKNQLGLQRALQAGAHVFYADHHQPGDIPAHSALQAHVDTDANICTALIIDRLLKGRFRDWAITAAFGDNLHRVAQILAEEAGFDAAQTAELCELGTLINYNGYGRSVSELHFAPDTLYQTLLAYQTPWAVLADLNSPFYQLRSAYQQDFAFALDQPAYYQSPSLMVVILPDCAAAQRVSGAFANHLANQDVQRAHLIVTYADVQHYTLSLRAPLSDKRGAGALCAQFLSGGGRESSGGINHLPQALLDEVIQVVERFYAR, from the coding sequence GTGGATTATGATGTGTTTAATGGGGATGCCGATGGCATCCTTTCTCTGGTGCAATGGCGTTTAGCGCATCCTAAATCGACTCAGTTAGTGACCGGAGTGAAGCGCGATATTGCCTTACTCGATCGGCTTGAGTTGACGGCTGGTGATCAGTTGGTGGTATTGGATATCTCCATGGCTAAAAATCAACTTGGCTTGCAGCGTGCGCTACAAGCCGGAGCCCATGTTTTTTATGCCGACCATCATCAGCCTGGCGATATTCCTGCCCATTCTGCACTGCAAGCGCATGTTGATACCGATGCCAATATTTGTACCGCGCTGATTATTGATCGTCTACTGAAAGGACGTTTTCGCGACTGGGCGATAACGGCTGCGTTTGGCGATAACCTACACCGTGTTGCACAAATTCTGGCTGAAGAAGCGGGATTCGATGCCGCGCAAACCGCGGAGCTTTGTGAATTAGGAACGTTGATTAACTACAATGGCTATGGCCGCTCCGTATCTGAACTGCATTTCGCGCCTGATACGTTGTATCAAACTTTACTCGCTTATCAAACACCGTGGGCTGTGCTGGCCGATCTCAACTCGCCTTTCTACCAATTACGCAGCGCTTATCAGCAAGATTTTGCTTTTGCCCTTGATCAACCGGCTTATTATCAGAGTCCAAGCTTAATGGTGGTGATATTGCCTGATTGTGCAGCGGCGCAGCGAGTCAGTGGCGCATTCGCCAATCATCTTGCCAATCAGGATGTGCAACGTGCGCATTTGATTGTGACGTATGCGGATGTTCAACACTACACGCTCTCTTTACGTGCACCGTTGAGTGATAAACGAGGCGCGGGAGCTTTGTGTGCACAGTTTCTTTCCGGTGGTGGCCGTGAATCTTCGGGTGGCATTAACCATCTACCCCAAGCTTTATTGGATGAAGTTATCCAAGTTGTGGAACGATTTTACGCTCGTTAG
- a CDS encoding murein hydrolase activator EnvC family protein: MTPTAPHAIFSDFRGKNLTSRLLACLLFMVAPHLGAATQQELTGVKGEISRQQQSLAEQQKSLDQLQQSLKQQELGINSIENQITKTKNDLENANRNIAQLNSNIQALETQKQQQAEKLERLLQTYYLTQRSLTNGQFFHRSADEDRISQYYQHLAKSRAQAIEALEKTQADLNASQQQRQAEREQIEKLLAEQTQQRDKLAKTQTERKQTVKKIESSISGDKVYLAELQRNETRLKAEIAKAAKRNAVLMNGIASQRGKLPWPLKGRVLHNFGERQTGQIDWKGLVIDANYGQEVKAVYPGTIVFAEYLRGYGLVVLLDHGKGDMTLYGFNQTLLKKEGDKVIAGETIALAGDTGGQARPALYFEIRRNSRAENPSQWLQR; encoded by the coding sequence ATGACACCTACTGCGCCGCATGCGATTTTCAGTGACTTTCGAGGTAAAAACCTGACCAGTCGTCTGTTGGCTTGCCTGCTATTTATGGTTGCACCACATCTTGGAGCTGCAACGCAGCAGGAACTGACTGGAGTAAAAGGTGAAATTTCTCGCCAACAACAATCTTTGGCGGAACAACAAAAATCACTCGATCAACTACAGCAATCACTTAAGCAACAAGAGCTTGGCATCAACAGCATCGAAAATCAGATCACCAAAACCAAAAATGATCTAGAGAATGCCAATCGCAACATTGCTCAGCTCAATAGCAACATTCAAGCACTGGAAACGCAGAAACAGCAGCAAGCTGAAAAACTAGAGCGCCTGCTACAAACCTATTACCTGACACAACGCTCATTAACGAATGGCCAGTTTTTCCATCGCAGCGCTGATGAAGACCGCATCAGCCAGTACTATCAACATTTGGCAAAAAGCCGCGCGCAAGCTATCGAAGCGCTAGAAAAAACCCAAGCCGATCTCAATGCCAGTCAACAGCAGAGACAAGCTGAGCGTGAACAGATTGAGAAATTACTGGCAGAGCAGACCCAACAGCGAGACAAGCTCGCCAAAACGCAAACTGAGCGTAAACAAACGGTGAAGAAAATCGAGAGCAGCATTTCTGGCGACAAAGTGTACCTCGCCGAATTGCAGCGCAACGAAACTCGCCTCAAAGCTGAAATAGCCAAAGCCGCCAAACGCAATGCAGTATTGATGAATGGCATTGCGAGTCAACGCGGTAAACTGCCGTGGCCGCTGAAAGGTCGTGTGCTACACAACTTCGGTGAACGCCAAACTGGGCAAATTGATTGGAAAGGTTTGGTGATTGACGCCAACTATGGTCAAGAGGTCAAAGCAGTTTATCCGGGCACGATCGTGTTTGCCGAATACCTGCGTGGTTATGGCTTGGTTGTGCTCCTCGACCACGGCAAAGGTGATATGACACTGTATGGTTTTAACCAAACTCTACTCAAAAAAGAGGGCGATAAAGTCATCGCCGGTGAAACCATTGCCCTTGCCGGTGATACCGGAGGCCAAGCGCGTCCTGCCCTCTATTTTGAGATTCGCCGCAATAGCCGTGCGGAAAACCCTTCTCAGTGGTTACAACGCTAA
- the rsgA gene encoding small ribosomal subunit biogenesis GTPase RsgA yields MAKKKKLTQGQVRRVRNNQHKKLKQEESIVWDETLLGNAQPGLVITRFGQHADIEDPETGEIHRCNLRRGIESLVSGDKVLWRPGAETLAGISGVVEAVETRSSVLVRPDYYDGLKPVAANVDQMVIVSSVLPELSLNIIDRYLIASETLGIAPLIVLNKIDLLSPELREQYTTWLNDYRAIGYDVLYVSKKTGEGIADLEVKLRDRTNVFVGQSGVGKSSLVNALLPELEEDVEEGAISETSGLGQHTTTAARLYHIPSGGDLIDSPGVREFGLWHLETDDVTKAYVEFRPYLGGCKFRDCKHGDDPGCLLREAVEKGEISAQRFENYHRIVQSMTENKANRQYSRSKKADL; encoded by the coding sequence GTGGCAAAAAAGAAAAAGCTCACGCAAGGCCAAGTTCGCCGAGTTAGAAACAACCAACACAAAAAGCTCAAACAAGAAGAGTCTATTGTTTGGGATGAAACTTTGCTTGGCAATGCACAACCTGGGCTGGTGATTACCCGCTTTGGCCAACACGCCGATATTGAAGATCCAGAAACAGGGGAAATTCATCGCTGCAACCTGCGCCGTGGCATAGAAAGCCTCGTTTCTGGCGATAAAGTGCTGTGGCGCCCAGGGGCAGAAACTCTAGCGGGAATCTCTGGTGTGGTAGAAGCGGTAGAAACGCGCAGTTCAGTATTAGTACGCCCTGATTATTACGATGGCCTCAAACCGGTTGCGGCAAACGTGGATCAAATGGTGATCGTATCGTCGGTATTGCCCGAGCTCTCTCTGAATATTATTGATCGCTACTTGATTGCTTCCGAAACCTTGGGCATTGCTCCACTCATCGTGCTGAACAAAATTGATCTGCTCAGCCCTGAACTACGCGAACAATACACGACATGGTTAAATGATTACCGCGCCATTGGCTATGACGTGCTCTACGTCAGTAAAAAGACCGGTGAAGGGATTGCGGATCTTGAAGTGAAACTGCGCGATAGAACCAACGTGTTTGTCGGTCAGTCGGGTGTTGGCAAATCAAGTTTGGTCAATGCATTACTTCCAGAATTGGAAGAAGATGTGGAAGAAGGGGCGATTTCTGAAACGTCTGGCTTAGGTCAACACACCACCACCGCCGCACGGCTTTATCACATTCCAAGTGGAGGTGATTTGATTGACTCTCCCGGAGTGCGTGAATTTGGTTTATGGCATTTAGAGACTGATGATGTCACTAAAGCTTATGTCGAGTTTCGCCCTTACTTAGGCGGCTGTAAATTCCGTGATTGCAAACATGGAGATGACCCAGGATGCTTGCTGCGTGAAGCGGTTGAAAAAGGCGAAATCAGCGCTCAGCGTTTCGAAAATTACCACCGCATTGTACAAAGCATGACGGAAAACAAGGCTAACCGACAGTATTCGCGCAGTAAAAAAGCCGATCTGTAA